A window of Xyrauchen texanus isolate HMW12.3.18 chromosome 10, RBS_HiC_50CHRs, whole genome shotgun sequence contains these coding sequences:
- the tcf19l gene encoding transcription factor 19, with product MSSGVQPCFQLLRIGLPSKTNSSNGNGNESSDRDLYTFRPALAQCVFRLGKAAELCDVTLESTTVSRIHAELHVERATDASGEESWKVQVKDRSSYGTWVNDGRLQQGVLCEIFDGDTLNFGGQSGRTSPEFYFLFQKVRVRPLDFDAITLPKAGSFSSDIKNRIRTCSDRKPDPGLDISKLSINRATVILNSIGSLSKMNASSWTFKKSDKTTNLTAASTPAFTALAPPTTPPPFQAVGEISSKSVPASSKSRRKSAHTVLLEDDSSDDPGRPKEADDGRRGQARKRRRLYKSESEVFQPSFPKLEQNCVSQLDMTKHNSSVFNVAPNRKFSHFVNIGHTKGNGISLMPLHQQKACLSAPGRRQRANSSPVYTGMGGENYNLTAPLARMSKAEKARGQISRFQASTGRRRGRPRKHPPPRPSLPSPSSSSSSNTSSSSSSSSSEDEDNKDIGVVQGIEPCAAARCRFPQQDTVQWIQCDDCDAWYHLDCLPHDRNRDLLLHDPNADFHCGCLRARIR from the exons ATGTCGTCAGGAGTCCAGCCGTGTTTTCAGTTGTTGAGGATCGGACTGCCGTCTAAAACAAATAGTAGTAACGGCAATGGAAATGAGTCTTCAGACCGTGACCTGTACACATTCCGGCCAGCACTGGCCCAGTGCGTGTTCCGGCTAGGAAAGGCCGCAGAACTCTGCGACGTCACTCTGGAGTCAACGACTGTGTCCCGTATCCATGCCGAACTGCACGTGGAAAGGGCAACGGATGCTTCTGGAGAGGAGAGTTGGAAAGTCCAAGTTAAAGACCGCAGTAGTTATG GTACATGGGTAAATGATGGACGCCTCCAACAAGGGGTCTTATGTGAAATCTTTGATGGTGACACACTTAACTTTGGTGGCCAGTCAGGGCGGACCAGCCCAGAGTTCTACTTCCTCTTCCAGAAAGTGCGCGTCCGCCCGTTGGACTTTGACGCCATCACCTTGCCCAAAGCGGGTTCCTTCTCATCTGACATTAAGAACCGGATCAGAACATGCTCAGACCGTAAACCAGACCCTGGTCTGGACATTTCAAAATTGTCCATCAACCGAGCCACCGTCATCCTCAACTCCATCGGCAGCCTGAGCAAGATGAACGCGAGCAGTTGGACTTTTAAGAAAAGTGACAAAACCACCAACTTGACCGCAGCCAGTACTCCAGCGTTCACAGCGTTGGCTCCGCCCACAACCCCACCCCCTTTCCAAGCTGTTGGCGAGATTTCGTCAAAATCAGTCCCGGCTTCGTCAAAAAGCAGACGCAAGTCAGCCCACACTGTTCTCCTAGAGGACGACAGTTCAGATGATCCCGGACGCCCCAAAGAAGCGGACGATGGAAGGAGAGGACAAGCGCGGAAAAGACGGCGACTTTACAAGTCAGAGTCAGAGGTGTTTCAACCGTCTTTCCCCAAACTAGAGCAGAATTGTGTGTCACAGCTCGATATGACAAAACATAACTCCAGTGTTTTCAATGTGGCACCTAACAGGAAGTTCAGTCATTTTGTGAACATTGGTCACACCAAAGGCAATGGCATCAGTTTGATGCCCCTCCACCAGCAGAAGGCGTGCTTGTCAGCACCTGGTAGGAGACAAAGGGCAAACAGCTCTCCGGTATATACAGGCATGGGAGGTGAGAATTACAACCTGACCGCCCCATTAGCAAGGATGTCCAAGGCAGAGAAAGCAAGGGGGCAAATTTCTCGGTTTCAGGCCTCTACCGG TAGACGACGTGGCAGACCCAGAAAACACCCACCACCCCGGCCTTCCCTTCCATCTccctcttcctcatcctcctccaacacctcttcctcctcctcctcatcttcctctGAAGATGAAGACAACAAAGACATAGGGGTCGTTCAGGGCATCGAGCCGTGCGCAGCAGCACGCTGTCGGTTCCCACAGCAGGACACCGTACAGTGGATCCAATGTGATGATTGTGATGCCTGGTACCATCTGGACTGCCTGCCTCACGACCGTAACCGAGACTTGCTGCTACACGACCCGAATGCAGACTTCCACTGTGGCTGCCTGAGAGCCAGAATCCGCTGA